One window of the Gavia stellata isolate bGavSte3 chromosome 9, bGavSte3.hap2, whole genome shotgun sequence genome contains the following:
- the ECHS1 gene encoding enoyl-CoA hydratase, mitochondrial, producing MAASLRALLRPAAAAAARRRALFPPPPLPLVGARACSAGSPFRYLTVQKTGARQNVGLIQLNRPQALNALCEGLMEELRRALEAMESDPQVGAIVITGSQKAFAAGADIKEMQNKTFQECYSGGFLAGWDKVSTVRKPIIAAVNGYALGGGCELAMMCDIIYAGEKAQFGQPEILLGTIPGAGGTQRLTRAVGKSLAMEMVLTGDRISAAEAKEAGLVSKVFPVEKLLDAAIGCAEKIASNSKLVAAMAKESVNAAFETTLAEGTRTEKRLFYATFATGDRKEGMTAFVEKRKANFTDS from the exons ATGGCCGCCTCGCTGCGCGCGCTcctccgccccgccgctgccgccgccgcgcgccgccgcgcgctCTTCCCGCCGCCGCCACTCCCCCTCGTCGGGGCGCGGGCCTGCAGCGCCG ggtCCCCCTTCCGGTACCTGACAGTGCAGAAGACGGGAGCGCGGCAGAACGTGGGCCTGATCCAGCTGAACCGACCGCAGGCGCTCAACGCCCTCTGCGAGGGGCTGATGGAAGAGTTGCGGCGGGCGTTGGAGGCCATGGAGAGCGACCCGCAAGTGGGGGCCATCGTCATCACCGGCAGCCAAAAAGCCTTCGCAG CTGGTGCCGACATCAAGGAGATGCAGAATAAAACCTTCCAGGAGTGCTACAGCGGCGGTTTCCTCGCCGGTTGGGACAAGGTCTCCACCGTCCGCAAACCCATCATCGCCGCCGTCAACGGCTACGCC CTGGGCGGCGGGTGCGAGCTGGCCATGATGTGCGACATCATCTACGCCGGGGAGAAGGCGCAGTTTGGACAACCCGAAATCCTGCTGGGGACCATCCCAG GCGCCGGAGGGACGCAGAGGTTGACCAGGGCGGTGGGGAAGTCGCTGGCGATGGAAATGGTCCTCACCGGGGACCGGATTTCGGCGGCGGAGGCGAAGGAGGCAG GTCTGGTCAGCAAGGTCTTCCCCGTGGAGAAGCTGCTGGACGCGGCCATCGGCTGCGCCGAGAAGATCGCCAGCAACTCCAAGCTGGTGGCCGCCATGGCAAAGGAGTCGGTCAACGCCG CCTTCGAGACGACGCTGGCGGAGGGGACCAGGACGGAGAAGCGGCTTTTTTACGCCACCTTCGCCACT GGCGACCGCAAGGAGGGGATGACGGCGTTCGTGGAGAAGCGGAAGGCGAATTTCACCGACAGCTGA
- the SPRN gene encoding shadow of prion protein has product MRRSAAVCWALLLLAAALCETVAGKGGRGGARGAARGGARGTARGRVKAAAPRYGSAGAALRVAGAAAAGAAAGVAAGAGLRRARLAGELEAGDGGQYLDGNRTAAAAGAWTSAAPAREPPGWAVPWLCPLAAILRR; this is encoded by the coding sequence AtgcggcggagcgcggcggtCTGCtgggccctgctgctgctggccgcCGCCCTCTGCGAGACGGTGGCCGGTAAAGGCGGGCGAGgtggggcccggggggcggcccGCGGTGGGGCCCGGGGGACCGCCCGTGGGCGGGTGAAAGCGGCGGCTCCGCGTTACGGCTCGGCCGGGGCCGCCCTACGCGTggcgggggcagcggcggcgggagcggcggctggcgtggcggcgggggccggctTGCGCCGGGCCCGGTTGGCCGGTGAGCTGGAGGCGGGGGACGGTGGCCAGTACCTCGATGGCAACCGGACGGCGGCAGCCGCCGGTGCCTGGACCTCCGCCGCACCGGCCCGGGAGCCACCGGGCTGGGCAGTGCCCTGGCTCTGCCCGCTGGCCGCCATCCTCCGCCGCTGA
- the MTG1 gene encoding mitochondrial ribosome-associated GTPase 1 has translation MRGWVGALRAAVAGPGPVPRGFRERFDFGGRDVASWFPGHMVKGLRQMRASLRRADCLIEVHDARIPLSGRNPMLQEALGIRPHILVLNKMDLADPRRQPAVLEHLKQQGCSHVVFADCQHDGNVKKIVPLVAKLVDENPRYHRAESTEYSILVIGVPNVGKSSLINSLRRLHLKKGKATTVGGEPGITKAVLTRIQVCEKPLMYLVDTPGVLPPKLGDVETGMKLALCGAIRDHLVGEDIMADYLLYTLNKQQQFRYVQRYGLAEACDDIEPVLRRVALAQGRTQKVKVLTGTGNVNLTMLNYPAAAYEFLRDFRAGRLGRVTLD, from the exons ATGAGAGGGTGGGTGGGAGCGCTGCGGGCGGCCGTGGCCGGGCCCGGGCCGGTGCCTCGGGGCTTCCGGGAGCGCTTCGATTTCGGTGGCCGCGATGTGGCTTCCTGGTTCCCGGGGCACATGGTGAAAG GCCTGCGGCAGATGCGGGCCTCCCTGCGGCGCGCCGACTGCCTCATCGAGGTGCACGACGCTCGC ATCCCGCTGTCGGGCCGTAACCCCATGCTGCAGGAGGCCCTGGGCATCCGCCCGCACATCCTGGTGCTGAACAAGATGGACCTGGCTGATCCCCGCCGGCAGCCG GCAGTCTTGGAGCACCTGAAGCAGCAAGGATGCTCGCACGTTGTCTTCGCTGACTGCCAGCACGACGGCAACGTCAAGAAG ATCGTTCCCCTGGTTGCCAAGCTGGTGGACGAAAACCCACGCTACCACAGGGCCGAG AGCACCGAGTACAGCATCCTGGTGATCGGCGTGCCCAACGTGGGCAAGTCGTCGCTCATCAACTCCCTGCGGAGGCTGCACCTCAAGAAGG GGAAAGCCACCACGGTCGGCGGCGAGCCAGGCATCACCAAGGCGGTCTTGACCAGAATCCAG GTCTGCGAGAAGCCCCTGATGTACCTGGTGGACACGCCCGGGGTGCTGCCGCCGAAGCTGGGGGACGTGGAGACGGGCATGAAGCTGGCGCTGTGCG GAGCCATCCGTGACCACCTGGTGGGGGAGGACATCATGGCCGACTACCTCCTGTACACCCTcaacaagcagcagcagttcag GTACGTGCAGCGCTACGGGCTGGCCGAGGCCTGCGACGACATCGAGCCCGTGCTGAGGCGCGTGGCCCTCGCCCAGGGCAGGACGCAGAAGGTGAAGGTGCTGACGGGCACGG GGAATGTCAACCTGACGATGCTCAACTACCCGGCCGCTGCCTACGAGTTCCTGCGGGATTTCCGGGCCGGACGCCTGGGCAGGGTGACGCTGGACTGA
- the LOC104251609 gene encoding lipase member M isoform X1, with amino-acid sequence MWLFFAILVLIQAPTNSADAIDQEKAINPETFMNVSQIICHRGYPSEEYEVLTHDGYYVRLNRIPHGRENPRNRGAKPVVFLQHGLLGEGSHWVENQANNSLGFILADSGYDVWLGNSRGTSWSRRHQYLSADQVEFWDFSFHEMAMYDLPAMIDFVLQKTGQNQIYYVGHSQGCSIAFIAFSSMPELAQKIKMFFALAPAVTVTHAKSPVLKMSFLLDRQFKTAQLLFGRTDASLRMRKLWRFLPQLCRHPLLHKPCANVFFLLGGYNEKNLNMTRLDVYTSHYPDGTSVKNVIHWAQVMKSGEFKAFDYGSKNPAVYHQETPPSYRVEEMPVPTAVWSGGQDWVADWRDVQLLLPRIAHLVTYGHIPDWNHWDFIWGLDAPGRLYSSILKLMEGSR; translated from the exons ATGTGGCTGTTTTTTGCAATCCTGGTTTTGATACAAGCACCCACGAACTCAGCAGATGCCATCGACCAGGAAAAGGCTATAAATCCTGAGACTTTCATGAATGTT agcCAAATAATCTGCCACAGAGGGTACCCCAGTGAGGAGTATGAAGTCCTGACTCATGACGGCTACTACGTCAGGCTGAACAGAATTCCTCACGGGAGAGAAAATCCTAGGAACAGAG GGGCCAAGCCAGTTGTGTTTCTCCAGCATGGGTTACTCGGAGAAGGCAGCCACTGGGTGGAAAATCAGGCTAACAACAGCCTTGGCTTCATACTAGCAGACTCCGGCTATGACGTCTGGCTGGGAAACAGCCGGGGGACAAGCTGGTCCCGGAGACACCAGTACCTTTCAGCTGACCAGGTTGAATTCTGGGATTTCAG CTTTCATGAAATGGCAATGTACGACCTGCCAGCCATGATCGACTTTGTTCTGCAGAAGACTGGGCAGAACCAGATCTATTACGTTGGCCACTCCCAGGGCTGCTCGATCG cgTTCATCGCGTTTTCATCCATGCCAGAACTGGCtcagaaaatcaaaatgttttttgcCCTGGCTCCAGCAGTGACAGTCACGCACGCCAAAAGTCCCGTCCTGAAAATGTCCTTCCTTCTGGACAGGCAATTCAAGACAGCTCAG cttctgtTCGGCAGAACGGACGCCTCGCTGCGGATGAGGAAGCTGTGGAGGTTTCTCCCCCAGCTATGCAGGCACCCGCTGCTGCACAAGCCCTGTGCCAACGTCTTCTTTCTGCTGGGCGGCTACAACGAGAAGAACCTCAATATG ACGCGGCTGGATGTGTACACATCCCACTATCCGGATGGGACGTCTGTCAAAAACGTGATACACTGGGCTCAG GTGATGAAATCGGGAGAATTCAAAGCCTTCGACTACGGCAGCAAAAACCCAGCCGTGTACCACCAG GAGACACCTCCCTCCTACCGGGTGGAGGAGATGCCCGTGCCCACCGCGGTGTGGTCGGGGGGGCAGGACTGGGTGGCTGACTGGAGGGATGTCCAACTGCTGCTGCCCCGCATCGCCCATCTCGTCACCTACGGCCACATCCCTGACTGGAACCACTGGGACTTCATCTGGGGCTTGGATGCCCCCGGGCGCCTCTACAGCAGCATCCTCAAGTTGATGGAGGGATCCCGGTAG
- the LOC104251609 gene encoding lysosomal acid lipase/cholesteryl ester hydrolase isoform X2: MNVSQIICHRGYPSEEYEVLTHDGYYVRLNRIPHGRENPRNRGAKPVVFLQHGLLGEGSHWVENQANNSLGFILADSGYDVWLGNSRGTSWSRRHQYLSADQVEFWDFSFHEMAMYDLPAMIDFVLQKTGQNQIYYVGHSQGCSIAFIAFSSMPELAQKIKMFFALAPAVTVTHAKSPVLKINQPCPLLLQLLFGRTDASLRMRKLWRFLPQLCRHPLLHKPCANVFFLLGGYNEKNLNMTRLDVYTSHYPDGTSVKNVIHWAQVMKSGEFKAFDYGSKNPAVYHQETPPSYRVEEMPVPTAVWSGGQDWVADWRDVQLLLPRIAHLVTYGHIPDWNHWDFIWGLDAPGRLYSSILKLMEGSR, translated from the exons ATGAATGTT agcCAAATAATCTGCCACAGAGGGTACCCCAGTGAGGAGTATGAAGTCCTGACTCATGACGGCTACTACGTCAGGCTGAACAGAATTCCTCACGGGAGAGAAAATCCTAGGAACAGAG GGGCCAAGCCAGTTGTGTTTCTCCAGCATGGGTTACTCGGAGAAGGCAGCCACTGGGTGGAAAATCAGGCTAACAACAGCCTTGGCTTCATACTAGCAGACTCCGGCTATGACGTCTGGCTGGGAAACAGCCGGGGGACAAGCTGGTCCCGGAGACACCAGTACCTTTCAGCTGACCAGGTTGAATTCTGGGATTTCAG CTTTCATGAAATGGCAATGTACGACCTGCCAGCCATGATCGACTTTGTTCTGCAGAAGACTGGGCAGAACCAGATCTATTACGTTGGCCACTCCCAGGGCTGCTCGATCG cgTTCATCGCGTTTTCATCCATGCCAGAACTGGCtcagaaaatcaaaatgttttttgcCCTGGCTCCAGCAGTGACAGTCACGCACGCCAAAAGTCCCGTCCTGAAAAT AAATCAACCTTGCcctttgcttctgcagcttctgtTCGGCAGAACGGACGCCTCGCTGCGGATGAGGAAGCTGTGGAGGTTTCTCCCCCAGCTATGCAGGCACCCGCTGCTGCACAAGCCCTGTGCCAACGTCTTCTTTCTGCTGGGCGGCTACAACGAGAAGAACCTCAATATG ACGCGGCTGGATGTGTACACATCCCACTATCCGGATGGGACGTCTGTCAAAAACGTGATACACTGGGCTCAG GTGATGAAATCGGGAGAATTCAAAGCCTTCGACTACGGCAGCAAAAACCCAGCCGTGTACCACCAG GAGACACCTCCCTCCTACCGGGTGGAGGAGATGCCCGTGCCCACCGCGGTGTGGTCGGGGGGGCAGGACTGGGTGGCTGACTGGAGGGATGTCCAACTGCTGCTGCCCCGCATCGCCCATCTCGTCACCTACGGCCACATCCCTGACTGGAACCACTGGGACTTCATCTGGGGCTTGGATGCCCCCGGGCGCCTCTACAGCAGCATCCTCAAGTTGATGGAGGGATCCCGGTAG
- the LOC104251259 gene encoding lipase member M translates to MMWLFLTIAYLMCISEKSDASPEVSMDVGEIIRYHGYPYEEHEVVTDDGYYLTVQRIPHGRDNPGSMSTSHEAETQRSSMFCPPPKPAVLLQHGLVLEGSNWVTNLPNSSLGFILADAGYDVWIGNSRGNSWSRKHKEFEFHHQEYSAYSFHEMAMYDLPATINYILQKTGQEQLYYVAYSQGTTTGFIAFSSIPELDRKIKMFFALAPITTNSNMKSPLIKVFDLPEALIKLILGRTVVFDKGEILQQVISSLCSYSIFKSFCSLVLYLPGGFTNSLNVSRIDVYLSRYPDSTSLKNMLHWRQVYLTGEFKHYDYGSDNMLHYNQTIPPFYELENMKAPLAAWYGGRDWISAPEDVSITLPRITNVAYKKYIPEFVHFDFLWGMQVYEQVYKEILELMEKSA, encoded by the exons ATGATGTGGCTGTTCCTAACCATCGCTTATTTAATGTGCATCAGTGAAAAGTCAGATGCGAGCCCCGAGGTGTCCATGGATGTT GGTGAAATTATCCGCTACCATGGGTACCCCTATGAGGAACATGAAGTGGTGACAGACGATGGCTATTACCTCACCGTGCAGAGGATTCCTCACGGCAGAGACAACCCGGGAAGCATGAGCACCTCCCATGAAGCAGAGACGCAGCGTTCCAGCATGTTCTGTCCCC CCCCAAAGCCTGCGGTCCTCCTGCAGCATGGCCTGGTGTTGGAGGGAAGCAACTGGGTTACGAACTTGCCCAACAGCAGCCTGGGCTTCATCCTCGCTGACGCCGGCTACGATGTCTGGATTGGAAACAGCCGGGGGAACAGCTGGTCACGAAAGCACAAGGAGTTTGAGTTTCACCACCAGGAATACTCAGCTTACAG CTTTCATGAGATGGCCATGTATGACCTTCCAGCGACGATCAACTATATTCTGCAGAAAACTGGACAGGAGCAGTTATACTACGTGGCTTACTCTCAAGGCACCACCACAG GTTTCATTGCGTTTTCTTCCATTCCCGAGCTGGATCGCAAAATCAAGATGTTTTTTGCCTTGGCTCCTATCACCACAAACTCAAATATGAAGTCACCCTTGATAAAGGTGTTTGACCTTCCCGAGGCGCTGATTAAG CTCATTTTAGGACGCACGGTGGTCTTTGATAAGGGCGAGATCTTGCAGCAAGTGATTTCCAGTCTGTGCAGCTACTCCATCTTCAAAAGCTTTTGCTCCTTGGTCCTTTACTTGCCTGGTGGGTTTACGAACAGCTTAAATGTG AGCCGCATAGATGTCTACCTGTCCCGCTACCCTGATTCAACATCCCTAAAGAACATGTTACATTGGCGTCAG gtCTATCTAACAGGGGAATTCAAACATTACGATTACGGCAGTGACAACATGCTTCATTACAACCAG ACCATACCTCCCTTCTATGAGCTGGAAAATATGAAAGCACCACTTGCTGCATGGTATGGTGGCAGGGACTGGATTTCAGCCCCCGAAGACGTAAGCATCACACTGCCTCGTATAACCAACGTGGCATACAAAAAGTACATTCCCGAATTCGTCCACTTTGATTTCCTCTGGGGTATGCAAGTGTATGAACAAGTGTACAAAGAAATTCTTGAACTGATGGAGAAAAGCGCCTAG